Proteins from a genomic interval of Thermoplasmata archaeon:
- the phoU gene encoding phosphate signaling complex protein PhoU, translated as MPEKAERKALARGLAQLDENMATLAELSELSIRKAMDGLSRGDASVAEEVFTLDQEVYGLQEEIERTCVDLIALHAPVARDLRAITTSLKITTDLDRIARYSKDIAEITLSFRGQVPPGLKDLVKIPEMAEDTIRMVELTVDAYLKRNADPVRNITEVDDTVDRLHDEILAEIVQAMKSGRLDPEIGARYILINRYLERIADHAVNIGLRVVYMVTGEWPPRVRAADRAKRSSG; from the coding sequence ATGCCTGAGAAGGCGGAACGCAAGGCCTTGGCCAGGGGGCTCGCGCAGCTCGACGAGAACATGGCGACGTTGGCGGAGCTGAGCGAGCTGTCGATCCGGAAGGCAATGGACGGACTCTCTCGTGGGGATGCGAGCGTGGCGGAGGAGGTGTTCACGCTGGACCAGGAGGTGTACGGCCTCCAGGAAGAGATCGAGAGAACGTGCGTGGACCTGATTGCCCTTCATGCGCCCGTGGCGAGGGACCTTCGGGCCATCACGACCTCGCTGAAGATCACCACGGACCTCGACCGCATCGCTCGCTACTCGAAGGACATCGCAGAGATCACACTGTCGTTCCGGGGCCAAGTCCCACCCGGGCTCAAGGATCTCGTCAAGATTCCCGAGATGGCGGAGGACACGATCCGCATGGTTGAGCTCACCGTCGACGCCTATCTCAAGCGCAACGCGGACCCGGTCCGGAACATCACGGAGGTCGATGACACCGTGGATCGCCTCCATGACGAGATTCTCGCCGAGATCGTCCAGGCGATGAAGTCGGGACGTCTTGACCCGGAGATTGGCGCGCGGTACATTCTCATCAACCGCTACCTGGAGCGGATTGCAGACCATGCGGTGAACATCGGACTGCGGGTGGTGTACATGGTCACGGGGGAGTGGCCGCCGCGTGTCCGGGCGGCCGACCGTGCCAAGCGCTCCTCGGGATGA
- a CDS encoding Coenzyme F420 hydrogenase/dehydrogenase, beta subunit C-terminal domain, whose protein sequence is MACGGTLQRIDEYALDIAGQEVLFYADRCQSCGNEFVNAPKILRPDSEMIREFQPDKSLLGSYYRVLNLSSRDREFRQHPGYRVAGTLLWYLLEEDMADVVFLAHQSVTEEPVMAFTKKDLYRAWQLRMGAGRAVVTGSGLRANLLTLTQLKRFTEADRGLHPRIAVMGRPCQIYTVRKLLWDQFAPGYELAFGTGTFCYGNFSPGAWGGQKLREILGFDPGDIRQVGYVGEELEFTPSEGESKKVSQDEVAGLVNANCLQCYDFTARFSDVSVGHVGNEELFEAVIVRTEKGGVVVDQAMRDGFLAPSAQLYGKVDVTEEEQRTLSYLNAMVGIKKELTGKLR, encoded by the coding sequence GTGGCGTGCGGAGGAACCCTGCAACGGATTGACGAATACGCGTTGGACATCGCGGGCCAGGAGGTCCTGTTCTACGCGGACCGCTGCCAATCCTGCGGGAACGAATTCGTGAACGCGCCCAAGATCCTGCGACCCGATTCGGAGATGATCCGGGAGTTCCAACCCGACAAGTCACTGCTCGGCTCGTACTACCGAGTCCTGAACCTCTCGAGCCGCGACCGCGAGTTCCGCCAGCACCCCGGGTATCGCGTCGCCGGCACGCTCCTGTGGTACCTGCTCGAGGAGGACATGGCCGACGTCGTGTTCCTGGCGCACCAGAGCGTGACCGAGGAACCGGTCATGGCGTTCACGAAGAAGGACCTGTACCGTGCCTGGCAGCTCCGTATGGGCGCCGGGCGGGCGGTCGTGACGGGAAGCGGGCTCCGCGCGAACCTCCTCACGCTCACGCAGCTCAAGCGCTTCACGGAGGCGGACCGCGGTCTTCACCCGCGGATCGCCGTGATGGGTCGTCCGTGCCAGATCTACACGGTGCGCAAGTTGCTGTGGGATCAGTTCGCACCCGGATACGAACTCGCGTTCGGCACGGGGACCTTCTGCTACGGCAACTTCTCGCCCGGCGCCTGGGGAGGCCAGAAGCTCCGCGAAATCCTCGGGTTCGATCCCGGAGACATCCGCCAAGTCGGCTACGTCGGCGAGGAGCTCGAGTTCACGCCGTCGGAGGGCGAGTCCAAGAAGGTCAGTCAGGACGAGGTCGCCGGCCTGGTGAATGCGAACTGCCTCCAGTGCTACGACTTCACCGCGCGGTTCAGCGACGTCAGCGTGGGCCATGTGGGCAACGAGGAGCTCTTCGAGGCGGTCATCGTGCGCACGGAGAAGGGCGGCGTGGTCGTGGACCAGGCGATGCGGGACGGCTTCCTGGCGCCATCGGCTCAGCTCTACGGCAAGGTCGACGTCACAGAAGAGGAGCAGCGCACGCTGTCCTACCTCAACGCCATGGTGGGGATCAAGAAGGAACTCACCGGCAAGCTCCGGTGA
- the erpA gene encoding iron-sulfur cluster insertion protein ErpA, producing the protein MFQVTLSENAVGKLQELIKKNGTAEDTYLRMYVAGGGCSGFRYGLALDDKVHEGDEIVQASGVKVVVDPNSREYLDGSSIDYVESVAGSGFMVSNPNNWSTCGCGQSFNKKGEAAPDAQEGHHEHAHAHSH; encoded by the coding sequence ATGTTCCAGGTCACTCTGTCCGAGAACGCGGTTGGGAAGCTCCAGGAACTGATCAAGAAGAACGGCACCGCGGAGGACACCTACCTTCGTATGTACGTGGCGGGCGGCGGATGCTCCGGCTTCCGCTACGGCCTGGCGTTGGACGACAAGGTCCATGAGGGCGACGAGATCGTCCAAGCCAGCGGCGTCAAGGTCGTCGTGGATCCGAACAGCCGCGAGTATCTCGACGGATCGAGCATCGACTACGTGGAGAGCGTCGCGGGCAGCGGATTCATGGTCAGCAACCCGAACAACTGGTCCACCTGCGGTTGCGGGCAGAGCTTCAACAAGAAGGGCGAGGCGGCCCCGGACGCGCAGGAAGGCCACCACGAGCACGCCCACGCGCACTCGCACTAG
- a CDS encoding GNAT family N-acetyltransferase, translating to MRRGRRADVKTIWAATLQTVWDDLPADERTRLNREVWEKDFRRKLMPYVEGGRTETWVAEDPGGAFLGYLLLGESGWLTPEPHGFIFDVWVSPEQRGKGIGKHLVAWAADWARSKGYHKIKLEVADPNARARHIYEELGFSYERHYMGKDLG from the coding sequence ATGCGCCGGGGCCGTCGGGCCGACGTGAAGACGATCTGGGCGGCGACCCTGCAAACGGTCTGGGACGACCTGCCCGCGGACGAGCGTACGCGACTGAACCGGGAGGTGTGGGAGAAGGATTTCCGCCGCAAACTCATGCCCTACGTCGAGGGCGGCCGGACCGAGACCTGGGTCGCCGAGGATCCCGGAGGGGCGTTCCTCGGCTACCTCCTCCTCGGCGAGAGCGGGTGGCTCACGCCGGAGCCCCACGGCTTCATCTTCGACGTCTGGGTGTCGCCGGAGCAACGCGGAAAGGGGATCGGGAAGCACCTCGTGGCGTGGGCCGCAGACTGGGCCCGATCCAAAGGGTACCACAAGATCAAGCTCGAGGTGGCGGACCCCAACGCCCGTGCCCGTCATATCTACGAGGAGCTGGGCTTCTCCTACGAGCGGCACTACATGGGCAAGGACTTAGGCTGA